In Labeo rohita strain BAU-BD-2019 chromosome 8, IGBB_LRoh.1.0, whole genome shotgun sequence, the genomic window TTCCAACATCTCAGTCCGTTACTGATAGAAAAGGATGATGTTTATTCACAGCATGTAACGCTACTCTGTGTGCTTTTTTGTAGCCAGCCCTGCAGCCCCAGCTCAAGTGAGTTTATTgcggtcagttttttttaagcagtagtagtagtaatatacTTTATTGTCCTCAAAAGGAAGTTTGTTGCTGCAAACATACAATAAACAATTGGTAATACAATACCACTCAAGTTCAATAAACACACTGATACAGGTACAAAGGATTTCTTATATCGATTTAACTTTAATGTTGGGACTTCATATCTTCTACCAGAAGGAAGCAattcatactgtacatacaaGAAATGTACCGTGATGCCGTACCTAACAATGCTTTCCAAAACAGCTTtataaaacaacattataaGATTCTTGTTTACTCCATAGAGACGTAACCTACGTAAGAAATACAATCTCTGTTGTAGACGAGTGCAAATCCATTCAGTGTGTGTTTTCCATGTAAGTGAACTATCTATGTATACGCCCAAATACTTATAGGTCTATGACTGGATAATTTGATGACCATGTATGACCACTTGACGATGGTCACAATCTCTTCCGTTTTCTTTGTGTCTCATTTTTATCATACCAGTCAACCATGCACATAGAGTAAACGTAGTGTCAtctgaatatttaaatacatcatGTTGTGCATGCCTGCTTAAGCATTCAtttgtaaaaagtgtaaaaagaaTAGGTGAACTGACGCAGCCTTGTGGAGCACCTGTACTACTGCTcttttgatgtgagagaaatTTATTTACCTTTACACATTAAGTTctatttgttaaaaaagaataataccACTTAATAATACATGGGTTTACACTCAGCTGCTTCACCTTATCAATGAACAAATAGGGTTGAATAGTATTAAAAACAGAGCTAAAATCATTAAACAGTAACCGAACATAAGCTTTAGGGTCTTTAatgccttaaaataaagtgcataatgCTGTTAATAGCATCTTCAGTTCCTGTAAGGGATCTAGATTACTAGCAAACCCTGCTTTTAACATAGACACAACACATTTCATAATCACAGATGTTAATGCAACGGGTCTAAAGTCATTGCTCTGTGCAGGCCTAGCTATTTTAGGAACAGGTATAATCCCAAACCCAAGGGaaggatttaaaataaaagacattctgcctatttcaatttttttttttatagtaatttatTCTTATAGATAATTTCATCATAACTGATATCACTTACCCCTCATAGATCATGGGTTTATGGGAGCTGGTGTGCTCCACCACACAGGAGATCTACTGGTTTGGGGAAATATTCCAGGTTGGAGTGGATCTGGTAGTACCAGTCTCCATTAGTCTCAGCTTAGCCAGGACATCACATCAGCTGTCACCTCTTTATCATCTCTCATCCACATCAGTTTGATAGGTTTGTGGTAGAAGTCATAAGCACTGCACACTGGAACAGCTTTCTCATTCCCTTTTCTGATTCCCTGGCTGACTGGATAAGGAAACATACAGAAAACATACAGAAAACAGAGAACatgaaatactgaaaaatacaaatagttttatcttaAAACTttacccaaaaatcaaaatttgctgaaaatttactcaccctcaggccatccaagatgtagatgagtttgtttcttcatgagaACAGCACactagtcatttttttttctaaggcatgtttataaacATGACTTTAATGCCCTAACTTAACTATTGCCTAATCCTGatttagtctaagccctgtctgtaaACCAGCCCCTAGACCACTAGAAAAAATAAGTACTGAAATGGAGTGCTAACCATTAGCTTTCTCCAGGTACAGACCAGTATCTAAGTAGACAGTAAAGACCATTAGTGACAATACTTAAATCTGCTTGGGTTtgcgatgcttttgggaaacgcagccgTATCTGACTAACTAGCAGGCCTAAATCCAGTTCGACAATGGTTAATGGGTAAGGCACAGTCAAAATATAGGTAGCAGTGACCTCTAGTGGTTAACTTGTGCAATATCAGTCTTCTAAACTGATGAAAAgagttttcctgtttcccaaaaacctAAACATGAACttatagctgctttgaaacaatttattgtataaagtgctatataaataaaggtgatctgtaggaatatgggcataaaataccatctatgtttgctacagCTACTggccaccatgttacctttactgggtaacacagttgacattttagtgttttaggcTTATgttcaacatggaagcctagaactactgagcggtatgtttagaaatatattttcataaacaaaacacaagttttagttaaactgtCTTATTATCTGTGAAGTGCACACCCAAGTGttttgataacctaatctaacttaaggcaaaactattaaataaatttatattggaggtaattttcatgcttaaatgcagagtagaataaACAACTTTAGAATATCGGACAGCTGAATAACaaggttgtatgtgatatgaacatcatttttgaacaaaagatatgtttttttcaaaatatcgtagtgtgattgggaaaaatataatggtgtactagaaaattaagcattggggctttatattgatgaaaatatattaaaaatctacttctcggacatgagatgtacccacaattatagaataaCCCTTATATACTGTGCTTGGAAagcaatatttttaaagtttattgaTTAATACTGGTTAGCCATtgtttctgtcttttttgtttttactcaaACGTGGTTCTTTTTCATGTTTGAGTAGCTATAAGTCTCATGTAGGCTATATGAAAGGAATTGAATTAATTATGAACGTTATAATGGGTAAGAGTCAAAATATGGGTGACAGTGACCTCTGGTGGTTAACTTGTGGAACATCAGTCTCAAAACGTCGATTAAACCTGTTTCATGAGTCAAATAAATGGTGTACTTAGCATCTACAGCAAGCCTTCGCTAGTAAAAGCTGTGAAGTCTTGACATAGACCAGAGGAatcttcaaaacaaaaaagtcaagAACAGAAATATAATTAGctcataatttaaataaagaccTGTCCACTCAAACAGTGTGTAGgaagcatttatttaacatgtttgGCTGGTCATATCTAATTAATGTaaagaatatttaattaataggCCCAGGAATATAGAAGTTTTACAATCAGACCCTTTGAAAAGCGGCTCTGAGCCTGACTGTAGAGCGCTCACAACCGTGTCATACAGGCTTCAATCAATGGTCCTCTCGAATGGTAATATGGAGAGATGGGGCAGTCCCATGTTATGGCCTACTGCTGTTCAGTCTCGTTCACTGTTTGCATTGGAAGTATGCAAACTGGAAGTCTGAAAAATCCTGCAGaaagcagcaaaacaacatTTCCAGCATCTCAGCTAATGAcaaggattttttaaatcacactATAAGCTCACCAAATCTGTCTTCATGCTGTACTGTAAATACCAACCTGTTTGTTTTCGTTTGTAGTAAATCAAGCCTCCAGCTGCCATAAAGACCCCCATTGACAGCCCCACAGCCCCAAGAATGATTTTAGACCTTTCAGACTCAGGAAGAGAAGGATCTGTAAAATGAAAGTTCTTAAAATATGCCCAGTGAGGCAACAAACTGAATCTTATGATATTAGATTCACCTTATAATTTCATCATAACTCTTCTTACCCCAATGATATATCATGGGTTTATTGGAGCTGGCGTGCTCCACCACACAGGAGATCTTCTCTCCAGGTTTAGGGAAGTATTCCAGGTAGGAGTGGACCTGATAAAACCAGTCTCCATTATTCTGCTCCTCAGTGGACGTCACATCAGCTGGAATCACTTTATCATCTCTAATCCATGTCAGTCTAATGTGTTTGGGATAGAAGTCATAAGCACTGCACACCAGAATAGGCTTATGATTCACATTATCCAATTGGATAACGACGTCTGGTGGTACTGTAAAAGTGGAAAGAGTTCGATGTGATGTCTTCTTTATATCAAACCAAAACACAGAACACACAAAGTTCTGaaactaataaattaatatgttttgtttttaaaggggtgctattatgctttttcactttttgaattttagtcagtgtgtggtgtgtatctttgggcataagtagtgtaacttttcaattactttattaaagtaatgtaactttttacttctaaagtttatgcataaacccaaatagaaaataaaacagttatcgaataagcatgtgtcctattctgtgtcctaaactcctgaaacactggtgtctcattttagagcagtcaatgcaatttatgtgggggtgggtgtgtgaaaaaattcagatgtaatcccc contains:
- the LOC127170207 gene encoding rano class II histocompatibility antigen, A beta chain-like, giving the protein MLLWPHCNAKMQYNLMAVVLSALFETVHGHYGYVEVQCRVPDSKQHIEFIFSATYNMIEYLRYNSSESKIVGYTEFGKKLAEDYNKNNILLAQSEFVLNECKRFGEFIVPISGTTVPPDVVIQLDNVNHKPILVCSAYDFYPKHIRLTWIRDDKVIPADVTSTEEQNNGDWFYQVHSYLEYFPKPGEKISCVVEHASSNKPMIYHWDPSLPESERSKIILGAVGLSMGVFMAAGGLIYYKRKQTGFFRLPVCILPMQTVNETEQQ